Proteins from one Pyrobaculum neutrophilum V24Sta genomic window:
- a CDS encoding Lsm family RNA-binding protein, which yields MSTTLAEASKRFVAELNNLIGREVQVVLSNGEVYRGVLHAVDNQLNIVLANAASKAGEKFVRVFIMYRYIVHIDSVEKRIDLREFAKHAEKVFPGMVKYVEETNTVLIGDKVRVSEVGVEGVGPVAERAKRLFEEFLKSKGIE from the coding sequence ATGTCAACAACTCTAGCTGAAGCAAGCAAGCGGTTTGTCGCCGAGTTGAACAACCTCATCGGTAGGGAGGTTCAGGTAGTCTTGTCTAATGGGGAGGTCTACAGGGGCGTGCTGCATGCGGTAGATAACCAGTTGAACATAGTGCTGGCCAACGCCGCGAGTAAAGCCGGGGAGAAGTTCGTCCGTGTGTTTATCATGTATAGATATATCGTTCACATAGACAGCGTCGAAAAAAGGATAGACCTGAGGGAGTTTGCAAAACACGCCGAGAAGGTTTTCCCAGGTATGGTTAAATATGTCGAGGAGACCAACACGGTCCTCATAGGGGACAAGGTGCGCGTCAGCGAAGTCGGCGTAGAAGGGGTAGGGCCCGTAGCCGAAAGAGCCAAGAGGCTGTTCGAGGAATTCCTCAAGTCGAAGGGAATTGAATGA
- a CDS encoding TrmB family transcriptional regulator produces the protein MRRSASGLEERLVKLLFIKHHDVDTTLRNLSRLLNAPYSTVRDVVYRLEAEGVVKAIRLGREHLIKLKDLSKTLELGYLTEDFVAENFGHVTPLLARKDGVYLSDELYITLPFRTKRHEAFTRLIELDLKARENMDPHLARLGEWPRLSLLFYRVVLVPEDENRLQWIRGVGLESLGYYEPAYGFFTFLLYVLKKMTALSWEEAYCKATQLIKEYVRETRSGNSIIEKIIDNIIENMKGICVES, from the coding sequence ATGAGACGTAGCGCCAGCGGTCTTGAGGAGAGGTTAGTTAAACTACTCTTTATAAAACACCACGATGTAGACACAACGCTACGTAATCTATCCCGCTTGCTAAACGCCCCCTACAGCACTGTGAGAGACGTCGTGTATAGACTAGAGGCAGAGGGGGTGGTGAAGGCGATTAGACTCGGGCGGGAACACCTAATAAAGCTCAAGGACTTGTCCAAGACGCTGGAGCTGGGCTACCTCACGGAGGACTTCGTCGCGGAGAACTTCGGCCATGTCACCCCACTTCTGGCTAGGAAAGACGGCGTATACCTAAGCGACGAGCTCTACATCACCCTGCCCTTTAGGACGAAAAGACATGAGGCCTTTACGAGGCTGATAGAGCTAGATTTAAAGGCGAGGGAGAATATGGATCCCCACCTAGCGAGGCTGGGGGAGTGGCCGAGGCTCAGCCTCCTCTTCTACCGCGTCGTGCTGGTGCCGGAGGACGAGAATAGGTTACAGTGGATACGTGGAGTTGGTCTGGAAAGCTTAGGCTACTATGAACCTGCCTACGGCTTCTTTACATTTCTACTCTACGTACTTAAGAAAATGACAGCGCTGAGCTGGGAAGAGGCATACTGCAAAGCTACCCAGCTGATAAAGGAATATGTAAGAGAGACAAGGAGCGGAAATAGCATAATAGAAAAAATAATTGATAATATAATAGAAAATATGAAAGGTATATGTGTAGAAAGTTAA
- a CDS encoding archaellum operon transcriptional activator EarA family protein gives MITAVSWRGVGYGRAMMALRRSRVKRDVLKYLCSIYPESAYPALIADAVGASYENVLGALRGLGGRYKAEDSLCGLGLVEEVPVGRVKLYRVRDLEICKAFVDGYET, from the coding sequence GTGATCACAGCAGTGTCGTGGAGGGGGGTGGGATACGGCAGAGCCATGATGGCCCTCAGGAGGAGCAGAGTGAAGAGAGATGTGTTGAAATACCTCTGTTCCATCTACCCAGAGTCGGCCTACCCAGCGCTGATAGCAGACGCCGTAGGCGCCAGCTACGAAAACGTCCTAGGGGCCCTGAGGGGGCTAGGCGGCAGGTACAAGGCAGAGGACTCGCTGTGCGGGCTTGGCCTCGTCGAGGAGGTGCCCGTCGGCAGAGTTAAGCTGTACAGAGTCAGAGACCTGGAGATATGTAAGGCGTTTGTAGATGGCTATGAGACGTAG
- a CDS encoding TFIIB-type zinc ribbon-containing protein gives MICPYCSSDKIVLRDGEYVCTECGTVVGYEVVPPRVKLATPVIKSRRIIALLEEEDKQTVKMKYSDMVKFYISKIARELGVAGIEQEAMRLFSVLDKRAYQGKSPRAVAAAVVYLATERARYHVHKRDIAALVNISKFTVRDTVSRLRRYVPATD, from the coding sequence ATGATTTGTCCGTACTGCAGTTCTGACAAAATAGTGTTGCGAGACGGCGAGTATGTGTGTACAGAGTGCGGCACGGTTGTGGGATACGAGGTGGTGCCGCCCAGAGTTAAGCTAGCTACGCCGGTAATTAAAAGCCGCCGCATTATAGCTCTCTTAGAGGAGGAGGACAAACAAACCGTGAAGATGAAATACAGCGACATGGTAAAGTTCTACATCTCAAAAATCGCAAGAGAGCTTGGCGTTGCCGGAATAGAACAGGAGGCTATGCGGCTTTTTTCGGTGTTGGACAAAAGAGCTTACCAGGGCAAAAGCCCAAGGGCGGTGGCGGCGGCTGTGGTATACCTGGCCACAGAAAGGGCGAGGTACCACGTACACAAGCGCGATATAGCCGCTCTGGTGAACATAAGCAAGTTCACCGTGAGAGACACCGTGTCCAGGCTTAGGCGCTATGTACCAGCTACTGACTAG
- a CDS encoding SPASM domain-containing protein, producing the protein MITSTTYHVLGPSKIDRDAWVVYHPFSQSFLEVDIKTGQKFLSIAPNGDVFTCNLLITESKGCIGNLLHNNIKEINQNYKYIVRKILPEVLIKDYTQMLFEQCPLKNTEEVVENSKEHLRLIYDGMLSVVYEFAKTNTLTKVGQNIELLTKNV; encoded by the coding sequence ATGATCACCAGCACCACTTACCACGTATTAGGACCTTCTAAAATTGATAGAGATGCATGGGTGGTTTATCATCCCTTTTCCCAGTCGTTTCTAGAAGTAGACATAAAGACAGGACAAAAATTTTTATCTATTGCGCCAAATGGCGACGTTTTTACATGCAATTTGTTAATTACCGAGTCCAAGGGGTGCATAGGCAACTTGTTACATAATAATATTAAAGAAATAAATCAAAATTATAAATATATTGTGAGGAAAATTTTACCTGAAGTGCTAATTAAAGATTATACACAGATGCTCTTTGAACAATGTCCACTTAAAAACACAGAAGAGGTAGTAGAAAATAGTAAAGAACATCTAAGGCTTATATATGATGGCATGCTCAGCGTGGTTTATGAATTTGCTAAAACTAACACTTTGACCAAAGTAGGTCAGAATATCGAATTACTAACAAAGAACGTATGA
- a CDS encoding ATPase, T2SS/T4P/T4SS family, with amino-acid sequence MYQLLTRILECAECRYSCREKGLCNFTEEEIEDVVKLASRIFKRDLDATLDFRYGLFKKIKGSAALRATLATVGLEELAPYLEQDDVEDLLLIPGRPIYITRRSGKEKGQEVATLRLVKNLMRLAYLKGVELTTATPSLRFGIRIGEVRMRISLDLPPVVPSPQAYVRIHRKKLRIGDLLKSGFLTLEQLQEIYRYVREGKHIVVTGPPGSGKTTLLVALDDIIPPNLQRVYIDEADEFEEDPDKNQIKIHNVNKMREVYASLNRNIDVIFVGELQYEDHFHAFRTATEMGIQTLATMHSTSVEGALRRLAKYVEVENTAIIQLSKTYGKRIERRVIDIYVK; translated from the coding sequence ATGTACCAGCTACTGACTAGAATACTGGAGTGCGCCGAGTGTCGCTATTCATGCAGAGAAAAAGGCCTGTGCAACTTCACGGAGGAGGAAATCGAGGACGTTGTGAAGTTGGCATCCAGGATTTTCAAGAGAGACCTAGACGCCACGTTGGACTTCAGATACGGACTCTTCAAGAAGATAAAGGGAAGCGCTGCGCTTAGGGCGACGCTCGCCACAGTGGGGCTGGAGGAGCTTGCGCCGTATCTTGAACAAGACGATGTGGAGGATCTCCTGCTGATACCGGGGAGGCCGATCTACATAACGAGAAGAAGCGGAAAAGAAAAGGGGCAAGAAGTCGCCACGTTGCGCCTCGTGAAAAACCTCATGAGGCTTGCCTACCTCAAGGGAGTTGAGCTAACGACGGCGACCCCCTCCCTCAGATTCGGCATAAGAATCGGCGAGGTGAGGATGCGCATCTCCCTGGACCTCCCGCCCGTGGTGCCCTCCCCGCAAGCATACGTCAGGATACACAGAAAAAAGCTCAGAATCGGCGACCTCCTAAAAAGCGGATTTCTCACATTGGAACAGCTACAGGAGATCTACAGATATGTGAGAGAAGGAAAGCACATAGTCGTGACGGGGCCCCCAGGCTCTGGGAAAACCACCCTCTTGGTTGCTCTCGACGATATAATCCCCCCAAATCTTCAGAGGGTCTATATAGACGAGGCTGACGAGTTCGAGGAGGATCCCGACAAGAACCAGATAAAGATCCATAACGTCAACAAGATGCGTGAGGTCTACGCCTCTCTCAACAGGAACATAGACGTAATATTCGTCGGGGAGCTTCAGTACGAGGATCACTTCCACGCTTTTAGAACAGCTACGGAAATGGGAATACAGACCCTCGCTACTATGCACTCCACCAGCGTTGAAGGCGCGCTGAGAAGGCTGGCGAAGTACGTAGAGGTAGAAAACACAGCGATTATACAGCTCTCCAAAACCTACGGCAAGAGGATAGAAAGAAGGGTGATCGATATATATGTTAAGTGA